In Nocardioides sp. JQ2195, a genomic segment contains:
- a CDS encoding DUF488 domain-containing protein, whose amino-acid sequence MLLTFGHGRLERDQLGALLRGADVETVVDVRRFPGSRSNPAAAAGQVEDLLAELDIGHRHDARLGGRRRLTKDEDEDTLDPWWQVAAFRAYAAWTRTDDFAAGLRELLADVDSRRTAIMCSEAVWWRCHRRIISDVAAVAHDVPVRHLMHDGRLVEHPISDGARLRPDGVVVWDR is encoded by the coding sequence GTGCTGCTGACCTTCGGACACGGTCGCCTCGAGCGCGACCAGCTCGGCGCGCTCCTGCGCGGCGCCGACGTCGAGACGGTCGTCGACGTACGCCGTTTCCCCGGCAGCCGGAGCAACCCGGCGGCCGCGGCGGGGCAGGTCGAGGACCTGCTCGCCGAGCTCGACATCGGTCATCGCCACGACGCCCGTCTGGGTGGGCGGCGACGACTCACCAAGGACGAGGACGAGGACACCCTCGACCCGTGGTGGCAGGTGGCCGCATTCCGCGCCTACGCCGCGTGGACGCGGACCGACGACTTCGCGGCAGGCCTGCGGGAGTTGCTCGCCGACGTCGACTCCCGGCGTACGGCGATCATGTGCTCGGAGGCGGTGTGGTGGCGCTGCCACCGACGGATCATCAGCGACGTCGCGGCGGTGGCCCACGACGTGCCGGTCCGGCACCTGATGCACGACGGGCGGCTGGTCGAGCACCCGATCAGCGACGGGGCACGACTGCGTCCCGACGGCGTGGTGGTATGGGACCGCTGA
- a CDS encoding FAD-linked oxidase C-terminal domain-containing protein: MTTTIIETLETIDDLDLLISADSTSAYAHDRAVWAAYDVPVAVVRPRTTEQVRAVVAACIEHHTPVVTRGAGTGLSGGANATADAVVVSLEEMDQVLEVDVEHRLARVQPGLVNDNFRAALVEHDLWYPPDPASSPWSTIGGNVATNAGGMCCVKYGVTGDYVRELEVVTGTAEVVRLGRRTAKGVAGYDLRGLMVGSEGTLGIVTEVVVKLRPLPPEPTTVIGNFDSLEDAGRAVALIGASGVAPSLLELVDRGCLEAVDAWRNMGLASEADAVLIARSDAPGASGEQEVAELLRCFEEAGATYTAASTDAQESEALYAARQLAFPAMERLGVVLTEDICVPLSRVPDVLGQLRAIGDRHDVKLATIAHEGDGNLHPLLVTPPGDEAAGLRAQAAFDEIIQVALEAGGTVTGEHGIGLLKRDGLGRELSPAVARMHHAVKAALDPHGIFNPGKALPI; the protein is encoded by the coding sequence AGACGCTCGAGACCATCGACGACCTCGACCTGCTGATCAGCGCGGATTCCACGTCGGCCTACGCCCACGACCGCGCTGTGTGGGCGGCGTACGACGTGCCGGTGGCGGTCGTGCGCCCGCGCACCACCGAGCAGGTGCGTGCGGTCGTCGCGGCCTGCATCGAGCACCACACCCCGGTGGTCACGAGGGGCGCCGGCACCGGACTGTCCGGTGGCGCCAACGCGACGGCCGATGCGGTGGTGGTCTCGCTGGAGGAGATGGACCAGGTCCTCGAGGTCGACGTCGAGCACCGACTGGCTCGCGTGCAGCCCGGCCTGGTCAACGACAACTTCCGTGCCGCCCTGGTCGAGCACGACCTCTGGTATCCGCCGGACCCGGCGAGCAGCCCGTGGTCGACGATCGGCGGCAACGTCGCCACCAACGCCGGCGGCATGTGCTGCGTGAAGTACGGCGTCACCGGCGACTACGTGCGCGAGCTCGAAGTGGTGACCGGGACCGCCGAGGTGGTGCGGCTGGGCCGCCGGACCGCCAAGGGAGTGGCCGGCTATGACCTGCGCGGCCTGATGGTCGGCTCCGAGGGAACGCTCGGGATCGTCACCGAGGTCGTGGTGAAGCTGCGGCCGCTGCCGCCGGAGCCGACGACCGTGATCGGCAACTTCGACTCGCTCGAGGATGCCGGGCGAGCAGTGGCGCTCATCGGTGCCTCAGGGGTCGCGCCGAGCCTGCTTGAGCTGGTCGACCGGGGCTGCCTCGAGGCGGTCGACGCCTGGCGGAACATGGGCCTGGCCAGCGAGGCGGACGCCGTGCTGATCGCACGCAGTGACGCGCCCGGGGCATCGGGGGAGCAGGAGGTGGCCGAGCTGCTCCGCTGCTTCGAGGAGGCCGGTGCGACCTACACCGCGGCGTCCACCGATGCGCAGGAGTCGGAGGCGTTGTATGCCGCCCGGCAGCTCGCGTTCCCTGCGATGGAGCGGCTCGGGGTGGTGCTGACCGAGGACATCTGCGTGCCGCTGTCCCGGGTGCCCGACGTGCTCGGCCAGCTGCGGGCGATCGGCGATCGGCACGACGTGAAGCTGGCGACCATCGCCCACGAGGGCGACGGCAACCTGCACCCGTTGCTGGTCACCCCGCCCGGCGACGAGGCCGCCGGCCTTCGCGCGCAGGCCGCGTTCGACGAGATCATCCAGGTCGCCCTCGAAGCCGGGGGCACGGTCACCGGCGAGCACGGCATCGGCCTGCTCAAGCGCGACGGTCTGGGCCGCGAGCTGTCACCGGCGGTCGCGCGGATGCACCACGCTGTGAAGGCAGCCCTCGATCCGCACGGAATTTTCAACCCCGGCAAGGCCCTGCCGATCTGA
- a CDS encoding cupin domain-containing protein, with amino-acid sequence MPGSALDLLSGDAQTFVSKVWASRVHLHQADPAQLVDLFSLDDADNLLTSSAIRTPSIRIARDGSVLSESSYTRGATLAGKPLTGLVDPRKALDLFADGATIVYQGLHRYWPPITRLVAELELELGHPCQANAYLTPPGAQGFAVHSDSHDVFVFQTAGSKLWEVHGPEGATDVRLEPGLSMYLPTGTPHAARAQDTVSLHVTLGINQATWRGLLQRSLADVVAGAPDEHLPAGYLDDPDTLVEELAHRLEDLATRVRGVDTAAAVEAEVRRFLTSRSSRLAGGLHDALTLETITETTLLRRRPGHPCVLLTRGQRLDVLLGDRSIDVPGWLRPALDEVRNRTELRPGDLAEHLDPQSALVLCRRLVREGLLEVVR; translated from the coding sequence GTGCCGGGCTCTGCGCTCGACCTGCTCAGCGGTGATGCCCAGACCTTCGTCTCGAAGGTCTGGGCATCCCGCGTGCACCTGCACCAGGCGGACCCCGCGCAGCTGGTCGACCTCTTCTCACTCGACGACGCCGACAACCTGCTGACGTCCTCGGCGATCCGGACCCCATCCATCCGGATCGCCCGGGACGGCTCGGTGCTGTCCGAGTCGTCCTACACCCGTGGTGCCACGCTGGCCGGCAAGCCGCTGACGGGGCTGGTGGACCCGCGCAAGGCGCTCGACCTGTTCGCCGACGGCGCGACGATCGTCTACCAGGGCTTGCACCGCTACTGGCCGCCGATCACACGACTGGTTGCCGAGCTCGAGCTGGAGCTGGGCCACCCGTGCCAGGCCAACGCCTACCTGACCCCGCCCGGCGCCCAGGGCTTCGCGGTGCACTCGGACTCCCACGACGTGTTCGTCTTCCAGACCGCCGGCTCCAAGCTGTGGGAGGTCCACGGACCCGAGGGGGCCACCGACGTCCGTCTCGAGCCCGGGCTGTCGATGTACCTCCCGACCGGTACGCCGCACGCGGCACGAGCCCAGGACACCGTCTCGTTGCACGTCACCCTGGGCATCAACCAGGCCACCTGGCGAGGACTGCTGCAGCGCAGCCTGGCCGACGTGGTCGCGGGCGCACCCGACGAGCACCTGCCGGCCGGCTACCTGGACGACCCCGACACCCTCGTCGAGGAGCTCGCCCACCGGTTGGAGGACCTGGCCACGCGGGTCCGTGGCGTCGACACCGCGGCGGCCGTGGAGGCGGAGGTACGTCGCTTCCTCACCAGCCGCAGCTCTCGTCTGGCGGGCGGGCTGCACGACGCCCTCACCCTCGAGACGATCACGGAGACCACGCTCCTGCGCCGCCGTCCCGGTCATCCCTGCGTGTTGCTGACGCGCGGGCAGCGTCTCGACGTCCTGCTCGGCGACCGCTCGATCGACGTGCCCGGATGGTTGCGTCCCGCACTCGATGAGGTCCGCAACCGCACCGAGCTCCGTCCGGGTGACCTGGCCGAGCACCTCGACCCGCAGAGCGCGCTCGTGCTCTGCCGTCGCCTGGTCCGGGAGGGCCTGCTCGAGGTGGTGAGGTGA
- a CDS encoding sucrase ferredoxin, which produces MTARDPAFRCSTASRLRDEPVAGTASTVRAFLLIEHSGPWGDNALRDARLPDGLGNAVAARAAAARVRPLLVRRPARGERTQGTRVFAAFAHPSRPWIGATVLDDPHQLLELDLPALGAGHSPGLTAYDGTLVCVCTHGRHDACCAERGRPLAAALAAAHPEATWEVSHIGGDRFAGNLLVLPQGLYYGRVEPESALAIADGLATGQLDLDHLRGRSSFPMPVQFAEVALRRQLGETRDDAVRLLSRQVDEDVTHAVFSVGGAPWAVRVRTSTGDEPLQLTCRATRDNPVPHHETLSIVRAG; this is translated from the coding sequence GTGACCGCCCGCGACCCGGCGTTCCGCTGCTCGACCGCAAGCCGGCTGCGGGACGAGCCGGTGGCAGGAACCGCCTCGACGGTCAGGGCGTTCCTGCTGATCGAGCACTCCGGCCCCTGGGGTGACAACGCCCTGCGCGACGCGCGACTGCCTGATGGGCTGGGCAACGCCGTGGCCGCACGGGCCGCGGCCGCCAGGGTCCGTCCCCTGCTGGTCCGCAGACCGGCCCGCGGCGAGCGCACCCAGGGCACCCGGGTCTTCGCTGCCTTCGCCCACCCCTCACGACCGTGGATCGGGGCCACGGTGCTCGACGACCCCCACCAGCTCCTCGAGCTCGACCTGCCCGCGCTCGGTGCCGGGCACTCCCCCGGCCTGACGGCGTACGACGGCACGCTGGTGTGCGTGTGCACGCACGGGCGCCACGACGCCTGCTGCGCCGAACGCGGCCGGCCGCTCGCCGCGGCGCTGGCCGCCGCCCACCCCGAGGCCACGTGGGAGGTCTCCCACATCGGCGGTGACCGGTTCGCCGGCAACCTGCTGGTCCTCCCCCAGGGGCTCTACTACGGTCGCGTGGAGCCGGAGTCGGCGCTGGCGATCGCCGACGGCCTCGCCACCGGGCAGCTCGACCTGGACCACCTGCGCGGCCGCTCGTCCTTCCCCATGCCCGTGCAGTTCGCGGAGGTCGCGCTGCGTCGACAGCTCGGCGAGACGCGCGACGACGCCGTCCGCCTGCTCTCCCGACAGGTGGACGAGGACGTGACGCACGCGGTGTTCAGTGTCGGCGGCGCGCCCTGGGCCGTCAGGGTTCGTACGTCGACCGGTGACGAGCCGCTCCAGCTGACCTGCCGGGCCACGCGGGACAATCCGGTCCCCCACCACGAGACGCTGTCGATCGTCCGCGCAGGGTGA